A portion of the Pedobacter cryoconitis genome contains these proteins:
- a CDS encoding glycerophosphodiester phosphodiesterase family protein has product MMNCKTNLLVMVFSCFALITFGQRTVAPLPKCKNGFVVIAHRGSHLVKPENSIAAIEDAISLGADYVELDLRTTRDGQLVLIHNETVDHTTNGKGRIQDLNLDEVAKLTLNAKDGHLYSLPSFREALKACKNRINIYLDFKEADVAQAYGEIKDAGMEKQVLVYLNKAEQYTLWRAVAPQMPLMSGLPSSIKTKEELSAVLRQMPLEATDNISDPMLVAALKESGLSVFLDVQMADEDAIKWKAAMDKGVQGVQTDHPEALIKYLETNDLRDGLKVSRL; this is encoded by the coding sequence ATGATGAATTGTAAAACAAACTTACTGGTAATGGTATTCAGCTGTTTTGCTTTGATCACATTTGGGCAGCGGACGGTAGCTCCGCTTCCCAAATGTAAAAATGGCTTCGTCGTAATTGCCCATCGCGGAAGCCATCTGGTCAAACCTGAAAATAGCATAGCCGCAATTGAAGACGCGATCAGTCTTGGTGCTGATTATGTGGAACTAGACCTGCGCACAACCCGTGATGGTCAGCTGGTTTTAATCCATAATGAAACCGTTGATCATACGACTAATGGCAAAGGGAGGATTCAGGATTTAAACCTGGATGAGGTGGCGAAGCTGACTTTGAATGCTAAGGATGGTCATTTATATAGCTTGCCTTCTTTTAGAGAAGCTTTAAAAGCTTGCAAAAACAGGATCAATATTTACCTGGACTTTAAGGAAGCTGATGTAGCACAGGCCTACGGGGAGATTAAGGATGCGGGGATGGAAAAGCAAGTGCTGGTTTATCTCAATAAAGCGGAGCAGTATACTTTATGGAGGGCAGTGGCCCCTCAAATGCCGCTGATGTCTGGCCTGCCTTCGTCGATAAAAACAAAAGAAGAATTGAGCGCTGTTTTACGTCAAATGCCATTAGAAGCAACTGATAATATTTCAGATCCAATGCTTGTCGCTGCATTAAAGGAAAGCGGATTGTCTGTGTTTTTGGATGTGCAAATGGCTGATGAAGATGCGATAAAATGGAAAGCGGCAATGGATAAAGGAGTTCAGGGTGTTCAAACCGATCATCCGGAGGCACTGATCAAGTACTTAGAAACAAATGATTTGCGTGATGGTTTGAAGGTTTCCAGGCTTTAG
- a CDS encoding glycoside hydrolase family 18 protein → MKNQSSTIFQGVNKKEFLIRNTFRLAILIVLFLGINTFKASCLNKPPHVIIGYVAGYDGLVDMNMIKPEKLTHLNYAFANIKNNRINLKNATTDIVNLRNLNKLKIKNPDLKILISVGGWTYSNNFSDMALTDTSRKAFARSAVAFVEKYKLDGLDIDWEYPGLPGAGNVHRPEDKQNFTLLLKALKEDLNKLGKRINKKLVLTIAADCSKDFLDHTEMNKAQAYLDYINLMAYDFLNDPPGKTFHQAPLYPSKTFNNNNSIVQSVQRYLKEGIRPEKMVLGIPFYGHIYQIKSDARSAVGAELKSAVGTKGFADIKDSLINSGQFQYHRDTTAKAAYLFNPHNQQFVTFEDEWSIRYKCKYLKDQGLAGVMFWEYSNDEKGILLQELNRMMK, encoded by the coding sequence ATGAAAAATCAATCAAGCACTATTTTTCAAGGTGTAAATAAGAAAGAATTTTTAATCAGAAATACTTTCAGACTGGCTATATTAATTGTTTTATTTTTAGGCATCAATACGTTTAAAGCAAGTTGTTTAAATAAACCTCCTCATGTAATTATCGGTTATGTAGCAGGTTATGATGGTTTGGTTGATATGAATATGATCAAACCAGAAAAGTTGACACACCTTAATTATGCGTTTGCTAATATCAAGAACAATAGGATCAATTTAAAAAATGCGACTACAGATATTGTTAATTTAAGAAATCTCAACAAATTGAAAATTAAAAATCCAGATTTGAAGATCCTTATTTCAGTTGGCGGATGGACCTACAGTAATAATTTTTCAGATATGGCGCTGACAGATACTTCCAGAAAGGCATTTGCCAGGAGCGCTGTTGCATTTGTAGAGAAATATAAACTTGACGGACTTGATATTGACTGGGAATATCCGGGGCTGCCCGGCGCAGGCAATGTTCACAGACCTGAAGATAAACAGAATTTTACCTTATTGCTAAAGGCTTTAAAAGAAGATCTCAATAAGCTGGGGAAGCGAATTAATAAAAAACTTGTACTGACCATAGCAGCAGATTGTTCTAAAGATTTTCTGGATCATACAGAAATGAATAAGGCGCAAGCATACCTGGATTATATTAATTTAATGGCGTATGATTTTCTAAATGATCCTCCGGGAAAAACCTTTCATCAGGCGCCGCTATATCCCTCGAAAACTTTCAATAACAATAACTCTATTGTGCAATCCGTTCAGCGGTATTTAAAAGAAGGCATACGTCCGGAGAAAATGGTATTGGGAATACCTTTTTACGGACACATTTATCAGATCAAATCTGATGCGCGCAGTGCTGTCGGAGCAGAACTTAAATCTGCTGTAGGTACCAAAGGTTTTGCGGATATAAAAGACAGTCTCATCAATTCAGGACAATTCCAATACCACAGGGACACAACTGCTAAAGCTGCATACTTATTCAATCCTCATAATCAACAGTTTGTTACTTTTGAAGATGAATGGTCGATCCGGTACAAATGTAAATATTTGAAAGATCAGGGACTAGCAGGGGTGATGTTCTGGGAATATAGTAATGATGAAAAGGGAATTCTTTTGCAGGAGCTTAACCGAATGATGAAATAA
- a CDS encoding substrate-binding domain-containing protein, producing MVQKHLLLARIFILVLLSALLLSCGKKKKKDPEYVIAFSQCVGSDLWRRTMLEEMKMELSLHPDAKLIYRDANNSSERQVKQVKEMLDQGIDLLIISPNEANPLTPIVEQAYNKGIPVVIIDRKISSSSYTAYVGADNYQIGKMAGEYVGSLLAGKGNIIEIMGLPGSSPAIERQKGFSKGLERFKGIKISAQIYGDWLKPNSEKQLLKFKEALTYTDLIFAHNDQMASGAKEVLQQLGLTKRIKIIGIDALPGAGGGLQMIDSKVINASMLYPTGGKEAISTAFKILGKASFDKENILPSLVIDSSNVQLMKMQWNKFSSQQQDIERQQTLLEEQRSLFDNQQFILNIIVIALVLSFVFGGLAFFSLQENRKINKKLEANNLEILNQRNQLIEMSEKAKTATEAKLNFFTNISHEFRTPLTLILSPLEDLIKNEKINALAGQNLKLIHKNVFRLLRLINQLIEYRKIELDKMRIKASANKLTDFVNEILESFQHSAKKRNIDLRLISTEKDIVVWFDANMLDKVIFNLLSNALKFTTANGTIHLTIKRQDRFIAIEVKDNGTGMEPEEVNHIFEHFYQAESNVARGSGLGLSLSKELMKLHHGDLIVESKKWYGTTFTIKLLTGEDHFSVKEKSVEPLLKEELHENAKIYTTDLEEHREQKSSDALRQLKEQSILIIEDNSDLLYYLGDKFDDEYEIFIANTGESGITSAYEQVPDLIICDVVLPDLSGRQISEKLKSDVRTSHIPIILLTAQDSLEQQINGIESMADAYIIKPFNYNYLLANVRNLLKNRLLLKSHYTSDISSIAKQPISKSLDKKFINDFSGLVEQNLGNENFSVEQISKTLGVSRVQLYRKIKALLDCSVNDYILNRRLKKARYLLTNERYSIAEITYMVGFSSPNYFSTVFKSKYGMRPSEFKRNQTTNP from the coding sequence ATGGTTCAAAAACATCTCTTGCTAGCCAGGATATTTATTTTAGTCTTACTGAGTGCGCTCCTTTTATCGTGCGGAAAAAAGAAAAAGAAAGATCCTGAATATGTAATCGCATTTTCTCAATGTGTAGGCTCCGATTTATGGCGAAGAACCATGCTGGAAGAAATGAAAATGGAGCTTTCACTTCATCCCGATGCTAAATTAATTTACAGAGATGCGAACAACAGCAGCGAAAGGCAAGTTAAACAGGTCAAAGAAATGCTTGACCAAGGAATTGACCTCCTTATTATCTCTCCAAATGAGGCCAACCCTCTTACACCTATTGTAGAACAGGCCTATAATAAAGGTATTCCGGTGGTTATCATTGACCGTAAAATATCTTCATCCTCCTATACCGCTTATGTTGGTGCCGATAATTATCAGATTGGTAAGATGGCTGGTGAGTATGTAGGCTCTTTACTTGCCGGAAAGGGAAATATTATTGAAATTATGGGGCTGCCGGGATCTTCTCCTGCAATTGAGCGGCAAAAAGGATTTTCAAAAGGACTGGAAAGATTCAAAGGGATCAAAATCTCTGCACAAATTTATGGAGACTGGCTAAAGCCCAACTCAGAAAAGCAACTCTTGAAATTTAAAGAAGCACTGACTTACACAGACCTTATTTTTGCGCATAATGATCAAATGGCTTCAGGCGCAAAAGAGGTACTCCAACAGCTCGGCTTAACGAAGAGAATTAAAATTATTGGTATAGATGCACTGCCCGGAGCAGGTGGTGGACTGCAGATGATTGACAGTAAAGTAATTAATGCAAGCATGTTATACCCTACCGGGGGTAAAGAGGCTATTTCTACTGCTTTCAAAATACTGGGCAAAGCATCTTTTGATAAAGAAAACATACTGCCTTCATTGGTTATTGATTCATCAAATGTTCAACTGATGAAAATGCAGTGGAATAAATTCAGCAGCCAACAGCAGGATATTGAACGTCAGCAGACCTTATTGGAAGAGCAACGGTCTCTTTTTGATAACCAGCAGTTTATTTTAAACATTATAGTGATTGCACTGGTACTTTCTTTTGTATTTGGTGGTTTAGCTTTCTTCTCCCTTCAGGAAAACAGGAAGATCAATAAAAAACTGGAGGCCAATAACCTGGAAATCTTAAATCAGCGTAACCAGCTGATCGAGATGTCAGAGAAAGCAAAAACAGCTACTGAGGCCAAACTCAATTTCTTTACAAATATTTCGCATGAATTCCGTACCCCATTAACATTGATACTTTCGCCCCTGGAAGATCTGATTAAAAATGAAAAAATAAATGCACTGGCCGGGCAAAACTTAAAATTGATTCATAAAAATGTATTCAGATTGCTCAGGCTCATTAATCAGCTGATCGAATATCGAAAAATAGAACTTGATAAAATGCGTATAAAGGCATCAGCAAATAAGCTGACTGATTTTGTGAATGAAATACTGGAAAGTTTTCAGCACAGCGCAAAAAAAAGAAATATAGACCTTAGGCTGATCTCAACGGAAAAAGATATTGTAGTATGGTTTGATGCAAATATGTTAGACAAGGTGATCTTTAATCTCTTATCCAACGCCCTTAAATTTACCACTGCGAATGGAACAATACATTTAACCATCAAGCGTCAGGACCGTTTTATAGCCATAGAAGTTAAAGACAATGGAACTGGAATGGAGCCCGAGGAGGTTAATCATATATTTGAGCACTTTTATCAGGCCGAATCAAATGTTGCAAGAGGATCTGGATTAGGCCTGTCCTTATCCAAAGAACTGATGAAACTTCATCATGGAGATTTAATAGTAGAAAGTAAAAAATGGTATGGTACGACCTTTACTATAAAATTATTAACCGGGGAAGATCACTTCAGCGTAAAAGAGAAATCCGTTGAACCTTTGCTCAAAGAGGAACTGCATGAAAATGCAAAAATTTATACCACAGATTTAGAGGAGCACAGAGAACAAAAAAGCAGTGACGCGCTCAGACAACTGAAAGAACAATCTATATTGATTATTGAAGACAACTCTGACCTGCTTTATTATCTGGGAGATAAATTTGACGATGAATATGAGATATTCATCGCTAATACAGGAGAAAGTGGTATCACTTCTGCCTATGAGCAAGTACCAGATCTGATTATTTGTGATGTTGTTCTTCCTGACCTTTCAGGCAGACAAATTTCAGAAAAGCTTAAATCCGATGTCCGTACCTCACATATACCGATCATTCTGTTAACAGCCCAAGACAGCCTCGAGCAGCAGATAAACGGTATTGAAAGCATGGCAGATGCTTATATTATCAAGCCATTTAATTATAATTATCTCCTGGCCAATGTCAGGAATCTGCTAAAAAACCGATTGTTGTTAAAGTCTCACTATACAAGCGATATCAGTTCAATTGCTAAACAGCCCATTTCCAAAAGTCTGGATAAGAAATTTATCAATGATTTTTCTGGCCTTGTAGAACAGAACCTGGGTAATGAAAACTTCAGTGTTGAGCAGATCAGTAAGACTTTAGGGGTTTCGAGAGTTCAGCTCTATAGAAAAATAAAAGCTTTACTGGATTGTAGTGTAAACGATTATATACTGAACAGGAGATTGAAGAAAGCAAGGTATCTATTGACCAATGAAAGATATAGTATAGCAGAAATCACCTATATGGTTGGCTTTTCTTCCCCAAATTATTTTTCTACAGTCTTTAAATCAAAGTATGGAATGAGGCCAAGTGAATTCAAAAGGAATCAAACAACGAACCCATAA
- a CDS encoding sugar porter family MFS transporter, producing the protein MKKHSVLAWSMVVALGGFLFGFDTAVISGAEKSIQQFWNLSAFAHGLTISIALIGTVIGSLIGSKPSDRFGRKNTLYFVAAAYLLSSLGTALADNWHVFLAFRFLGGLGVGISSVTAPIYISEVSPAHRRGRLVGLFQFNVVLGILISYLSNYLLSQGGEASWRWMLGVQAFPSIIFLVLIYFIPESPRWLILKRGATEKALEILRIINPLNCNEELASIQKSGLDIQQNKSADGLFSGKYNKPVMLAVLFAFFNQVSGINAIIYYAPRIFEMAGLGAHSSLLSTVGIGMVNFIFTLLAINIIDKVGRRTLMLIGSIGLIVSLALIAFTFLGAKSSGFQIPIYVMLFIAFFAFSQGAVIWVFISEIFPNQVRAKGQTLGSSTHWVMAALIAFCFPYLAESFGGANIFFFFCAMMVLQLIFVWRMMPETKGQSLEQIETGIVMH; encoded by the coding sequence ATGAAAAAACATTCCGTCCTGGCTTGGTCCATGGTCGTAGCCCTTGGCGGCTTTCTGTTCGGATTTGATACTGCTGTGATTTCTGGTGCAGAGAAATCAATTCAGCAATTCTGGAATCTTTCTGCTTTTGCTCACGGTCTTACGATCTCTATTGCACTTATAGGAACTGTTATTGGCTCTCTTATCGGTTCAAAACCATCAGATCGTTTTGGAAGAAAAAACACTTTATACTTTGTTGCGGCAGCTTATCTGCTCTCTTCGCTGGGAACTGCTTTAGCAGATAACTGGCATGTATTTTTAGCATTTAGATTTCTGGGAGGACTGGGTGTAGGGATTTCTTCAGTTACCGCACCTATCTATATATCTGAAGTTTCTCCCGCGCACCGCAGAGGCAGACTGGTAGGCTTGTTTCAGTTCAATGTAGTACTTGGAATCCTGATCTCTTATCTTTCAAATTATCTTTTAAGCCAGGGAGGAGAAGCGTCCTGGAGATGGATGCTTGGTGTGCAGGCATTCCCTTCCATTATCTTTTTGGTACTGATCTATTTTATTCCGGAAAGTCCCCGCTGGTTAATCCTTAAAAGAGGAGCGACAGAAAAGGCGCTGGAAATCCTCAGAATCATCAATCCGCTAAACTGCAATGAAGAACTTGCTTCAATTCAGAAATCCGGTTTAGACATTCAGCAGAATAAATCAGCAGATGGGCTTTTTTCCGGTAAGTATAACAAACCAGTCATGCTAGCCGTTTTATTTGCTTTTTTCAACCAGGTTTCGGGCATTAATGCGATTATTTATTATGCGCCAAGAATATTTGAAATGGCTGGTCTGGGTGCACATTCTTCGCTGCTTTCTACGGTTGGTATTGGTATGGTCAATTTCATCTTTACATTGCTGGCCATCAATATCATTGATAAAGTAGGCAGAAGAACACTCATGTTAATCGGATCTATTGGATTGATTGTTTCATTGGCACTCATTGCATTTACTTTTTTAGGCGCAAAATCCAGTGGGTTTCAGATTCCAATCTATGTGATGCTTTTTATTGCTTTTTTTGCTTTTTCGCAAGGTGCGGTAATCTGGGTCTTCATTTCGGAGATCTTTCCAAACCAGGTACGCGCAAAAGGGCAAACGCTTGGAAGCTCTACGCATTGGGTCATGGCAGCATTGATTGCATTCTGTTTTCCTTATCTGGCAGAATCCTTTGGCGGTGCTAATATCTTTTTCTTCTTCTGTGCGATGATGGTATTACAGTTAATATTTGTCTGGAGAATGATGCCTGAAACAAAAGGTCAGTCTTTGGAACAGATAGAAACTGGAATTGTAATGCATTAA
- a CDS encoding SusC/RagA family TonB-linked outer membrane protein translates to MRKFYLTWLFVLVAIGLALGQTKSVSGVVTDSESVPLEAVTVVIVGTQKITRTDANGAFRIEVTAGQSLRFIYIGADPLTYPINAESANLKIKLGISINKLNEVVVTGYQKERRKDITGAVNVVDVAKIKDIPSGNAVKSLQGRVPGVLITTDGSPTGQATVRIRGIGTLGNNDPLYVIDGIPTKNGMEQLNQSDIESIQVLKDASSATIYGSRAANGVIIITTKKAKKGYSKVDFNASASIQNYATKLKTLNAEERGRAYWQASVNDKVNPNNNQIYQYNWNNNFNNPVLNSVIFPEYIDAAKTMKPADTHWFDEISQNSIIQSYDATVSNGGEKGNSLFSIGYYDNKGIVRKSRSQKYTARFNSDYSYLNNKLKVGENFSLSYIKNALIPSSDILFASLVQQPVVPVHTVTGGWGGPAAGMTDRQNPVRLIEDNTQNSANFFRLFGNAYADYQLIPGLNFRTNFGVDYNGTYQRLLKKSYTSGFLSDPANQVSNSQAYQGNVIWQNTLNYKVTREKHNIEVLLGQEYIKNINQEFSASRQGLALENIDYAYLNAGTTNTLNGGSGAGNTLLSYFGKANYSYNDRYIASVTLRRDGSSRFGKENRYGIFPAFSLGWRLSEEKFIKDLGLFSDLKLRYGWGRSGNQEIPNNATLSLYSAIYGTDPTWDFDRGTAYDIKGAGTGQLPSGFTSIQQGNDKLKWESLKESNFGVDFGLWNNKVTGSIDYFIKKTSDILISPGYLAVLGDGGNSYSNGASLQNKGLDAIISYEDKIGSDFSFNLTGNFSLYRNKVTYLPKDVLASYPGNGTDKNVLGRPINSYFGYVADGLFTSQAEVDAYASQPGKGLGRIKYKDLNGDGVINDLDRDFIGSNSPKFTYGLNVSLTYKNFDMSFFLQAINVDVMNEFKTYTDFSSLWTGTNWGSRTLDAWTPANPNSTIPALTLVDRNNEGRSSTYFIENGSYLKLRNLQIGFNLKKALNMKIQNLRVYIQGSNLFTIKSKSFTGTDPEIPNYGFPVPIVGTIGLNITL, encoded by the coding sequence ATGAGAAAATTTTACCTCACCTGGCTTTTTGTCCTGGTGGCGATTGGCTTGGCATTGGGCCAGACCAAATCTGTCAGCGGAGTCGTTACCGATAGCGAGTCCGTTCCCCTGGAAGCAGTTACTGTTGTTATAGTCGGTACACAGAAAATTACAAGGACAGATGCTAATGGTGCATTTAGAATCGAAGTAACTGCCGGGCAGTCTTTACGGTTTATTTATATCGGTGCCGATCCATTAACCTATCCGATAAATGCAGAATCTGCCAATTTAAAGATCAAATTAGGGATTTCGATCAACAAGCTCAACGAGGTTGTGGTAACGGGTTATCAAAAAGAACGCAGGAAAGATATAACCGGCGCAGTAAATGTTGTTGATGTTGCTAAAATTAAGGATATTCCATCTGGAAATGCAGTGAAGTCACTTCAAGGCCGTGTACCTGGCGTACTGATTACGACAGATGGTTCACCAACCGGGCAGGCAACTGTCAGAATTCGTGGAATTGGTACTTTAGGTAACAACGATCCCTTGTATGTTATAGATGGCATTCCAACCAAAAATGGTATGGAGCAGCTCAATCAAAGCGATATAGAATCTATTCAAGTGCTTAAAGATGCATCGTCAGCCACGATATATGGCTCAAGAGCTGCAAATGGAGTTATTATTATTACCACAAAAAAGGCAAAGAAGGGTTACTCCAAGGTTGATTTTAATGCCTCTGCTTCCATCCAGAATTATGCGACGAAATTAAAAACCCTGAATGCAGAAGAAAGGGGAAGAGCTTACTGGCAAGCCTCTGTCAATGATAAGGTCAATCCTAATAACAACCAGATCTATCAATATAACTGGAATAATAATTTTAACAACCCGGTATTAAACAGCGTAATTTTTCCAGAATACATTGATGCTGCTAAAACTATGAAGCCTGCAGATACGCACTGGTTTGATGAAATTTCTCAAAATTCAATAATTCAGTCTTATGATGCCACAGTTTCCAATGGCGGAGAAAAGGGAAACAGCCTTTTTTCAATTGGTTATTATGACAACAAAGGGATTGTCAGGAAATCAAGAAGTCAGAAATATACGGCAAGATTTAATTCTGATTATAGTTACCTGAATAACAAACTGAAAGTTGGTGAGAATTTTTCGTTGAGCTATATTAAAAATGCACTTATTCCATCGAGCGACATTCTTTTTGCCTCGCTTGTTCAACAGCCGGTTGTTCCTGTACATACGGTAACAGGTGGTTGGGGCGGCCCTGCTGCAGGGATGACCGATAGACAGAATCCTGTAAGGCTAATTGAGGACAATACACAGAATAGCGCTAATTTCTTCAGGCTTTTCGGAAATGCATATGCAGATTACCAGCTTATTCCAGGCTTAAACTTCAGAACCAATTTTGGAGTAGATTATAATGGTACTTACCAGAGGTTACTTAAAAAATCATATACTTCTGGCTTTTTATCTGATCCGGCTAACCAGGTGAGCAATTCTCAAGCCTATCAGGGTAATGTGATCTGGCAGAATACCTTAAATTATAAGGTCACCCGTGAAAAACATAATATTGAAGTCTTGCTTGGGCAGGAATACATTAAAAACATTAACCAGGAATTCTCTGCAAGCAGACAAGGCCTTGCGCTTGAAAATATTGATTATGCCTATCTTAATGCAGGCACAACAAATACGCTGAATGGTGGGAGTGGTGCAGGAAACACATTATTATCCTATTTCGGAAAAGCCAATTACAGTTATAACGATAGATACATTGCATCTGTTACTTTAAGAAGAGATGGGTCTTCGCGTTTCGGTAAAGAAAACCGTTATGGAATATTTCCCGCATTCTCGCTGGGCTGGAGATTGAGTGAGGAGAAATTTATAAAGGATCTTGGTCTGTTCTCTGATCTGAAACTTAGATACGGCTGGGGCCGTTCAGGAAATCAGGAAATTCCAAACAATGCAACGCTTTCTCTGTATTCAGCTATTTATGGTACCGATCCAACATGGGATTTTGATCGTGGGACGGCATATGATATTAAAGGGGCAGGTACTGGTCAGCTTCCTTCTGGTTTTACTTCAATTCAGCAAGGGAATGACAAGCTGAAATGGGAATCGTTGAAAGAGTCTAATTTTGGTGTTGACTTTGGCCTTTGGAACAATAAGGTTACCGGATCAATTGATTATTTTATCAAAAAGACTTCAGATATCCTGATCAGTCCGGGTTACCTGGCCGTACTTGGTGACGGTGGTAACAGCTATAGCAACGGTGCTTCCTTGCAAAATAAGGGGCTCGATGCGATCATTAGCTATGAAGATAAAATTGGAAGTGACTTCAGTTTCAATCTGACTGGTAATTTTTCTCTCTATAGAAATAAGGTAACTTATTTACCTAAGGATGTTTTAGCTTCCTATCCAGGAAATGGTACAGATAAAAATGTACTTGGAAGGCCCATCAATTCTTACTTTGGTTATGTCGCAGATGGGTTGTTTACCTCTCAGGCAGAAGTGGATGCCTATGCCAGTCAACCAGGAAAAGGGTTGGGACGGATTAAATACAAGGATCTGAATGGTGATGGCGTAATTAACGATCTGGACAGGGATTTTATCGGCAGTAACAGTCCTAAATTTACTTACGGTTTAAACGTATCACTTACTTATAAAAACTTTGACATGAGTTTTTTCCTTCAGGCGATAAACGTAGATGTGATGAACGAGTTTAAGACCTATACTGATTTTTCTTCGTTATGGACCGGGACCAACTGGGGAAGCAGAACGCTTGATGCCTGGACGCCAGCTAATCCAAATTCTACTATACCTGCTTTAACGCTGGTAGACCGTAACAATGAAGGCAGATCTTCAACTTATTTCATTGAGAACGGTTCCTACCTGAAGTTGAGAAATCTGCAGATTGGTTTTAACCTGAAAAAGGCGCTGAATATGAAAATACAGAATCTAAGGGTTTATATTCAGGGCAGTAATTTATTCACTATTAAAAGCAAGTCATTTACAGGGACGGACCCGGAAATTCCAAATTACGGATTTCCTGTACCCATTGTTGGAACCATTGGCTTAAATATCACATTATAA